One window of Triticum dicoccoides isolate Atlit2015 ecotype Zavitan chromosome 5A, WEW_v2.0, whole genome shotgun sequence genomic DNA carries:
- the LOC119296920 gene encoding uncharacterized protein LOC119296920, translated as MAMGQERRIKLLMAVVLLLTLAKGNSCNRTCTVADLEIRHIRVDSYTQEQEQQNMNSVGGGGRKLKQLPMIMAVWVYNHCPCMVDNVVIYAPDGFSTIYANGTDERIFSKVREHLYLIHHAGPLLPAASCPRFPHSSPENTSAAGAGPVDGKAQTEDFSCPSTAFFYTWYEEIELKPAFLVPHC; from the exons ATGGCTATGGGGCAGGAGAGGCGCATCAAGCTTCTCATGGCAGTTGTCCTGCTCCTCACCTTGGCCAAAG GGAACAGCTGCAACAGGACATGCACCGTGGCGGACCTGGAGATACGGCACATCCGGGTCGACAGCTAcacgcaagagcaagagcagcagaaCATGAactccgtcggcggcggcgggcggaagctGAAGCAGCTGCCGATGATCATGGCGGTGTGGGTGTACAACCACTGCCCGTGCATGGTGGACAACGTGGTGATCTACGCGCCCGACGGCTTCTCCACCATCTACGCCAACGGGACCGACGAGAGGATCTTCTCCAAGGTGCGGGAGCACCTCTACCTCATCCACCACGCCGGCCCGCTCCTGCCGGCGGCGAGCTGCCCGCGTTTCCCCCATTCTTCGCCCGAGAACACATCTGCCGCCGGCGCCGGCCCGGTCGATGGGAAGGCGCAAACTGAAGATTTCAGCTGCCCGTCGACCGCTTTCTTCTATACCTGGTACGAGGAGATCGAGCTCAAGCCTGCCTTCCTCGTGCCTCACTGCTAG